In Stieleria varia, one genomic interval encodes:
- a CDS encoding GNAT family N-acetyltransferase translates to MAIEILKADLSNPDHQCAVLAMMEAYSCDPMGDGHGLSDYAKENLISGLSEHPTTIVFLALDNKTPCGIATCFRGFSTFAAKPLINISDFFVEPRLRGKGIGNQLLFAIENEARRIGCCKLSLEVQENNPVARGIYTRFGFQQAVYAADSDGGGSQYMVKQLT, encoded by the coding sequence ATGGCCATCGAAATCTTAAAAGCAGATCTTTCTAATCCTGACCATCAATGCGCGGTCCTTGCAATGATGGAAGCGTATTCGTGCGACCCAATGGGTGATGGCCATGGTCTTTCGGACTACGCCAAAGAGAACTTGATTTCAGGATTGTCCGAGCATCCGACAACGATTGTCTTTCTTGCTCTGGACAACAAGACTCCTTGCGGAATTGCTACGTGTTTCCGTGGCTTCTCTACATTTGCTGCCAAACCGCTCATCAACATCAGCGATTTCTTCGTAGAACCTCGTTTACGAGGCAAAGGGATCGGAAACCAATTGTTGTTCGCCATCGAAAATGAAGCGAGACGTATCGGCTGCTGCAAACTGTCCCTGGAAGTGCAGGAGAACAATCCGGTCGCCCGCGGCATCTACACAAGATTCGGGTTTCAGCAGGCAGTTTACGCAGCAGATTCAGACGGTGGAGGATCGCAATACATGGTAAAACAACTCACCTGA
- a CDS encoding Clp protease N-terminal domain-containing protein: METIRQSLDYVAAHKHDYVGIEHILLVLTAPDTDIAVAKHSDLAVSCARVRELVNKQITSGNGDGSTNVPQTPQAKQLLVNSIHIAKALGHLGVNPEHMFLAFLDLESEPMVQLISDDAMVDVNTMRRQLTSASELDKYTLPFPPGIDW, encoded by the coding sequence GTGGAGACGATCCGACAATCACTGGATTACGTTGCCGCTCACAAACATGATTACGTCGGCATTGAACACATTCTGCTAGTATTAACCGCTCCCGATACGGACATCGCGGTGGCAAAGCATTCCGACCTTGCCGTTTCATGCGCCAGAGTTCGTGAACTTGTGAACAAGCAAATCACGTCCGGAAATGGCGATGGATCGACGAACGTTCCGCAGACTCCGCAGGCAAAACAGTTGCTTGTAAATTCCATACACATTGCCAAAGCACTTGGTCACCTTGGCGTCAATCCCGAACACATGTTCCTGGCCTTTCTTGATCTTGAATCCGAACCGATGGTTCAACTGATTTCGGACGACGCAATGGTTGACGTGAACACGATGCGCAGGCAGTTAACATCGGCATCAGAATTGGACAAATACACGCTACCTTTTCCGCCAGGGATCGACTGGTAA
- a CDS encoding GspE/PulE family protein yields MTSQNGIDFQEMEHLEAETELMPPELYTANLIEWALERHASDLFVSDSENSVTVSIRQMGRIRLVRRLAKDYGRRLQGHLKILASADAGDHIRPVEGRGVITTPDGSVADMRLSAVPTLFGQDVAIRLFDPVRGSRQLEQLGLDDTDRKMIESLLNHTSGMILVTGPVASGKSSTLYAMLDHLNDGTRKIHTIEDPVEHSLVGVMQSQVNLRAGLDFSDLLTVVLRHSPDVIMIGEIRDHRTAETAVRAGASGQLVLATIHSTSSAEAIDMMLQYNINRKFMASALIGVINQRLIRRLCSQCRSPIELFQPIEVSDRTVGRMTDGEKPILYRPQGCSTCHEIGFDSLCPVAEVMQVDQGLKDAIADGAAAMELERLATQRGMLTLGESAQLAVLTGKTSPLEACRSVNDPHLAELCQMIPT; encoded by the coding sequence GTGACGAGCCAAAATGGGATTGATTTCCAAGAGATGGAGCACCTGGAAGCAGAAACGGAATTGATGCCGCCAGAACTCTACACCGCAAATCTGATCGAGTGGGCATTGGAACGCCACGCAAGTGATTTGTTCGTCTCAGATTCTGAGAACAGCGTCACCGTCTCGATTCGCCAGATGGGCCGCATACGCTTGGTGCGACGCTTGGCCAAGGATTATGGTCGACGACTGCAAGGGCACCTCAAGATTCTCGCCAGTGCCGATGCAGGGGACCACATACGTCCGGTCGAAGGTCGCGGGGTGATCACGACGCCAGACGGTTCCGTCGCCGACATGCGACTCAGCGCCGTGCCCACCCTGTTCGGCCAAGACGTCGCAATTCGTTTGTTCGACCCCGTCCGTGGCTCGCGACAACTGGAACAGCTCGGACTGGATGACACCGATCGCAAAATGATTGAATCTCTCTTGAATCACACCAGCGGTATGATCTTGGTAACGGGCCCCGTCGCCAGCGGCAAGTCCAGCACGCTGTATGCGATGTTGGATCATTTGAACGATGGCACGCGAAAGATTCATACGATCGAGGACCCCGTCGAGCATTCGCTCGTTGGTGTCATGCAGTCACAAGTCAATCTCAGGGCTGGCCTCGATTTTTCAGACTTGCTCACCGTCGTGCTGCGGCACAGCCCCGACGTGATCATGATCGGCGAGATCCGTGATCACCGCACGGCGGAAACCGCGGTCCGCGCAGGTGCCAGCGGTCAGTTGGTGTTGGCAACGATCCATTCGACATCATCAGCCGAAGCCATCGACATGATGTTGCAGTACAACATCAATCGAAAATTCATGGCCAGCGCTTTGATCGGCGTCATCAACCAGCGTTTGATTCGGCGTCTCTGCTCTCAATGCCGCAGTCCCATTGAGTTGTTCCAACCGATTGAGGTCTCCGATCGGACCGTGGGCAGAATGACGGACGGCGAAAAACCGATCCTGTATCGACCTCAGGGCTGCTCGACATGTCATGAAATTGGATTCGACAGTTTGTGTCCCGTCGCCGAAGTCATGCAGGTCGACCAGGGACTCAAGGATGCCATAGCCGATGGTGCCGCAGCGATGGAACTGGAACGATTGGCAACTCAACGCGGCATGTTGACGTTGGGTGAGTCCGCACAACTGGCCGTACTGACTGGCAAGACAAGCCCACTAGAAGCCTGCCGCTCGGTCAACGACCCGCACCTAGCAGAACTTTGCCAAATGATCCCCACGTGA
- a CDS encoding ATP-grasp domain-containing protein, with protein MAISSDHSNPLEDHLRIFVGEFVSGGGLSDHPISEIPSSLRREGVAMLQAIAGDIAEFAEAVVPLDGRLKISIPGVEVVKHDPAQPLWSQWIDAASKCDAALIVAPESDGMLAKGVAMLRAAGIDVIACSGDFLRVASDKLLTAKRLHAAGVAHPLYLATADTRYESQLLDFDRFVVKPRDGCGTQQIRTFDRYDDAVDALTDDGILQGWMPGRSISIALVASGRSQTYLPAVAQEITDESCHYAGGCGPLDDDAQRRATALASRAISAMPPTVRGFVGLDLILGKCPSEDCVIEINPRLTTSYVGLRWMIKGNLAARLFNREKGRVSCKRAVESVRWTPDGHVWLDDSVAQNA; from the coding sequence TTGGCTATCTCCTCCGACCACTCCAACCCACTAGAAGATCACTTGCGAATCTTTGTCGGTGAATTCGTTTCTGGCGGAGGGCTTTCTGATCATCCCATCAGTGAGATCCCGAGCAGTTTGCGGCGTGAAGGCGTCGCGATGCTACAGGCGATCGCCGGTGACATCGCTGAGTTTGCCGAGGCAGTGGTGCCTCTGGACGGGCGTTTGAAGATTTCGATCCCGGGCGTCGAGGTGGTCAAGCATGATCCCGCTCAGCCGTTGTGGAGTCAGTGGATCGATGCAGCGTCCAAGTGTGATGCGGCGTTGATCGTTGCACCCGAGAGCGATGGGATGCTGGCCAAGGGCGTCGCGATGCTGCGCGCAGCAGGGATCGACGTGATCGCGTGCAGCGGTGATTTTTTGCGTGTGGCCAGCGACAAGCTGTTGACGGCCAAACGTTTGCACGCTGCGGGGGTGGCACATCCGCTGTACTTGGCGACAGCCGACACACGCTATGAATCGCAACTGCTCGATTTCGATCGGTTTGTGGTCAAGCCGAGAGATGGGTGTGGAACTCAGCAGATTCGCACCTTTGATCGGTATGACGATGCGGTCGACGCGTTGACGGACGATGGGATCTTACAGGGATGGATGCCGGGGCGTTCGATCAGCATCGCACTGGTGGCTTCAGGCAGGTCTCAGACTTATTTGCCCGCGGTCGCTCAGGAGATCACGGACGAGAGTTGTCACTACGCCGGAGGATGTGGGCCGTTGGATGACGACGCGCAGCGCCGCGCCACGGCACTCGCTTCGCGTGCGATCTCCGCCATGCCGCCGACGGTGCGAGGATTCGTGGGGCTGGATCTGATTCTTGGGAAGTGTCCCAGCGAGGATTGTGTCATCGAGATCAATCCACGGCTGACCACGTCATACGTCGGGCTGAGGTGGATGATCAAAGGCAACTTGGCCGCACGATTATTTAACCGAGAAAAAGGCCGTGTGTCGTGCAAGCGAGCCGTGGAGTCCGTTCGCTGGACACCCGACGGTCACGTGTGGTTGGACGACTCAGTGGCTCAAAACGCCTGA
- a CDS encoding carboxy terminal-processing peptidase, producing MRSKPEQVFVMDHRVSHRFLASLLALSFLCTAVLAEAQELPGAGPKDRTVARLIARLMPEYHVSGSELDDSISKRALDLYLDQFDPLKLYFRQSDVDEFRQYSTQIDDMVREGDLSLAYKIFGRFNQRVSERVEVAMKLLKENIDFNKEEVLIIDPEKTTYAKTDQEADERWRRQIKYALLDLKDDDKTGEEALDLLRRRYSRYARRWKSTDSDDLLEMYLTAVTMGYDPHSTYMSPSTYHDFQISMNLELEGIGAALREKDGNTVVMDVIPGGAADQDGKLKPDDVIIMVGQGEEGEMVDIVEMPLKDVVDLIRGNAGTTVRLGVKVGGKGTMETYKITRAKVELEESAARGKVIEHNAPDGTTKKIGFINLPSFYMDMEAARLQRADFRSSTRDVRRILADFRRQGVEGVVLDLSRNGGGSLTEAINLTGLFINRGPVVQVKDSDGQVTQYADEESGTDWNGPLVVLTSKFSASASEIFAGAIKDYGRGIIVGDPATHGKGTVQTLMDVGQRIFSVQRKQYGALKVTLQQFYLPDGRSTQREGVAADLVLPSLTQKMDVAESDLKYALESDQVSAAPHDVYGMVPANLLAQLRSSSAKRVENNQEFVDLIRRVNLYVKQKEENSVPLKEDEFFARRKELDAQKEDEEKELEQEVNEKKVFADTFYNKEVLSITAEYIQGLREQNLAQAG from the coding sequence ATGAGATCAAAACCCGAACAGGTATTCGTTATGGATCATCGAGTGAGTCACCGTTTTCTGGCATCGTTACTGGCCCTTTCGTTTCTGTGCACTGCTGTCCTGGCGGAAGCACAGGAGTTGCCCGGAGCCGGGCCGAAAGACCGTACGGTCGCCCGGCTGATCGCTCGGTTGATGCCCGAGTATCACGTTTCTGGTTCGGAGTTGGACGATTCGATCAGCAAACGGGCCTTGGATCTGTACTTGGATCAGTTCGATCCTTTGAAGCTCTATTTCCGTCAATCCGACGTCGATGAGTTCCGTCAGTACTCCACGCAGATCGACGACATGGTGCGTGAAGGCGATCTGTCGTTGGCTTATAAGATCTTTGGGCGTTTCAACCAACGCGTCAGCGAACGGGTTGAGGTAGCGATGAAATTGTTGAAGGAGAATATTGATTTCAACAAAGAGGAAGTGCTGATCATCGACCCCGAGAAGACGACTTATGCAAAGACGGATCAGGAAGCCGACGAGCGATGGCGCCGCCAGATCAAGTACGCCCTGTTGGACTTGAAAGATGACGACAAGACGGGCGAAGAGGCTCTGGATCTGCTGCGACGTCGATACTCTCGCTATGCCCGTCGTTGGAAGTCGACCGACAGCGACGACCTGTTGGAAATGTATTTGACGGCCGTCACCATGGGCTACGATCCTCACTCGACCTACATGTCGCCATCGACCTACCACGACTTTCAGATCAGCATGAATCTGGAGCTGGAAGGCATCGGCGCGGCGTTGCGTGAAAAAGATGGCAACACCGTCGTGATGGACGTCATCCCCGGCGGCGCTGCCGATCAAGACGGCAAGCTAAAACCAGACGATGTCATCATCATGGTCGGCCAAGGTGAGGAAGGTGAAATGGTCGACATCGTCGAGATGCCTCTGAAAGACGTCGTCGATTTGATCCGCGGCAACGCGGGCACCACCGTTCGCCTGGGCGTCAAGGTTGGCGGCAAGGGCACGATGGAGACTTACAAAATCACCCGCGCCAAAGTTGAATTGGAAGAGTCCGCGGCACGTGGCAAAGTCATCGAGCACAACGCACCTGATGGAACAACCAAGAAGATCGGCTTCATCAATCTGCCCAGTTTTTACATGGACATGGAAGCCGCTCGGTTACAACGAGCCGATTTCCGCAGCAGCACCCGTGACGTCCGTCGCATTCTTGCGGACTTTCGCCGCCAAGGAGTTGAGGGCGTCGTGTTGGATCTGAGCCGCAACGGTGGTGGCAGTCTGACCGAAGCGATCAACTTGACCGGACTGTTCATCAACCGAGGACCTGTGGTCCAGGTCAAAGATTCCGATGGCCAAGTCACACAGTATGCCGACGAAGAAAGTGGCACGGATTGGAACGGACCGCTCGTCGTGTTGACGAGCAAGTTCAGCGCGAGTGCCAGCGAGATTTTTGCCGGAGCGATCAAGGATTACGGACGCGGGATTATCGTCGGTGATCCTGCGACCCACGGAAAAGGCACTGTGCAAACATTGATGGACGTCGGCCAGCGTATTTTCTCCGTTCAACGCAAGCAGTACGGGGCGTTGAAGGTCACGCTGCAACAGTTTTACTTGCCCGATGGACGGAGCACGCAACGGGAAGGCGTCGCCGCTGACCTCGTGTTGCCAAGCTTGACCCAAAAAATGGATGTCGCCGAGAGTGATCTCAAGTACGCTTTGGAGAGCGATCAAGTTTCGGCGGCACCGCACGATGTGTACGGCATGGTCCCAGCGAATCTGCTCGCCCAGCTACGATCCAGCTCGGCCAAGCGTGTGGAAAACAACCAAGAGTTCGTCGATTTGATTCGTCGCGTGAACTTGTACGTCAAGCAAAAAGAAGAAAACTCGGTGCCGCTGAAGGAAGACGAGTTCTTCGCGCGTCGCAAAGAGCTGGATGCCCAGAAAGAAGACGAAGAAAAAGAGCTTGAGCAGGAAGTCAACGAGAAGAAGGTGTTTGCCGACACGTTCTACAACAAGGAGGTACTGAGCATCACTGCGGAGTACATCCAAGGGCTCCGCGAGCAAAACCTGGCTCAGGCCGGCTGA